In Candidatus Defluviilinea proxima, a single genomic region encodes these proteins:
- a CDS encoding polymer-forming cytoskeletal protein, whose amino-acid sequence MKNKFRYVSFLLLLVLLLVPASSVHAQGSGPGDGSGRVIFGSNFTLKSGDTFEGDLVLFGGNVTIEEDATLKGNLVVIGGQVESNGLLDGDLVVVGGQVSLEKTAVVEGDVVTVGGQLQQEDGAEINGEVVNNVAPEIDIPNGRVPPVVPGVPSVPDVPSAPNINIDFNPFLSAGGIFFRAVVVAMLAMLIVVFLQPQMEQVSDAIVSQPLMSGVFGLAATVGGPIVILVASLIMIVTLILIPVAVVVLFLGSLLLALAWLFGVIALGYEVGERFTRSLNQTWAPVLTAGFGTFLVMLVGGAVGAIPCIGWVVPTLIGLVAVGAVAITRFGVRPVPVSVANVYTPPVDQSQIPPTS is encoded by the coding sequence ATGAAAAATAAATTTAGATATGTGTCTTTCTTGTTACTATTGGTTTTGTTGCTTGTGCCTGCCAGTTCGGTACATGCACAGGGAAGTGGCCCCGGTGATGGAAGTGGACGTGTCATCTTTGGGTCTAACTTTACTCTCAAGAGTGGAGATACCTTCGAAGGAGATTTGGTTCTCTTTGGTGGCAATGTAACGATTGAAGAAGATGCAACATTGAAAGGCAATCTGGTTGTCATTGGCGGACAAGTGGAAAGCAATGGTTTACTTGACGGCGACCTTGTCGTTGTGGGTGGACAGGTTAGCCTTGAGAAAACCGCTGTTGTTGAAGGGGATGTGGTTACTGTAGGTGGACAGTTACAACAGGAAGATGGCGCCGAGATCAATGGCGAAGTTGTAAATAATGTCGCTCCTGAGATCGATATTCCCAACGGACGTGTGCCACCTGTAGTCCCTGGCGTCCCATCAGTGCCTGATGTTCCGTCAGCGCCCAATATCAACATTGATTTCAACCCGTTCCTTTCGGCAGGTGGAATTTTCTTTCGCGCAGTGGTTGTTGCCATGTTGGCCATGCTGATCGTTGTATTTCTGCAACCGCAAATGGAGCAGGTCAGCGATGCAATCGTTAGTCAGCCCTTGATGTCTGGTGTATTTGGTTTAGCCGCAACTGTGGGCGGACCAATTGTCATTCTAGTGGCCTCTCTAATTATGATCGTCACGCTTATTCTTATCCCTGTGGCGGTTGTAGTCTTGTTCTTGGGCTCATTACTTCTGGCTCTGGCTTGGTTATTCGGCGTAATTGCTCTCGGTTATGAAGTGGGTGAACGCTTTACTCGTTCACTCAATCAGACTTGGGCGCCAGTGCTCACAGCCGGGTTTGGGACCTTCCTGGTCATGCTTGTTGGCGGTGCGGTTGGTGCGATCCCTTGTATCGGGTGGGTCGTCCCGACATTGATCGGCCTGGTGGCTGTTGGTGCTGTAGCGATCACACGCTTCGGCGTCCGCCCTGTGCCAGTATCTGTAGCGAATGTATATACCCCGCCTGTAGACCAAAGTCAGATCCCGCCCACCTCGTAA
- a CDS encoding sigma-70 family RNA polymerase sigma factor translates to MTDEKTWVFQAQQGSDEAFTQLVETYQKPVYNLCYRMLGEPGAAEDASQETFLRAYQNLHRYDASRAFGTWILSIAAHYCIDQLRKKKFTMFSMDAENDDGATFEIPDASAPDPEAESVKKEQRERLHLLLKHLDPTDRAAVIMRYWYDFSEVEIAKSLKLTVSAVKSRLHRSRRVLAGMWQEDSAPSARPERRPYESPAF, encoded by the coding sequence GTGACTGACGAAAAGACCTGGGTTTTCCAGGCACAACAAGGCAGTGACGAGGCGTTTACTCAACTCGTTGAAACCTATCAAAAACCTGTATATAACCTGTGTTATCGCATGTTGGGCGAGCCAGGCGCGGCGGAAGATGCCTCGCAAGAGACCTTCCTGCGCGCCTATCAGAACCTACATCGTTATGATGCTTCGCGAGCATTCGGCACGTGGATTCTCTCCATCGCCGCGCACTATTGCATTGATCAGTTGCGGAAGAAGAAGTTTACGATGTTTTCAATGGACGCTGAAAACGACGATGGCGCGACATTTGAGATCCCAGACGCCTCAGCCCCGGACCCCGAAGCTGAATCTGTCAAAAAGGAACAACGTGAACGCCTACACCTTTTGCTCAAACATCTTGATCCGACCGATAGGGCCGCAGTAATCATGCGTTATTGGTACGATTTTTCTGAAGTTGAAATTGCAAAATCCTTGAAGCTTACAGTTAGCGCGGTGAAAAGCCGTCTGCACCGTTCAAGACGTGTGTTGGCGGGTATGTGGCAGGAAGATTCTGCACCCAGCGCACGCCCCGAAAGGAGACCCTATGAATCACCAGCCTTTTGA
- a CDS encoding VWA domain-containing protein — protein MQPQDVFADTSANWWEGGQKVKAGEKFQPRKLNTPLDKLARKHAGRRSLTKTERKHGRYIKARPAGDKKDDIAFDATIRAAAPFQKQRVEKRKRLAFAIESSDLQRKIRVKRVANLVLFLVDASWSMAVAERMNATKGAILSLLTDAYQRRDRVGLIVFQKDRATLVLPPTNSVQLAQRALMDIPVGGKTPLSAGLFLASDVLRQEKLHHPDVEPLLIVLTDGAGNVSIGALPPQEESYRFAELIAHEKVKCVVINMEHAAFDQGLAQQLANHLKAPCYALSELKAESLYHTVKDEMARPMKK, from the coding sequence ATGCAGCCGCAGGATGTGTTTGCGGATACATCTGCGAATTGGTGGGAAGGCGGACAGAAGGTCAAAGCGGGAGAGAAGTTTCAACCCCGTAAATTGAACACGCCTCTCGATAAGCTCGCGCGTAAACACGCGGGTCGACGTTCGCTCACCAAGACTGAACGCAAACACGGGCGCTATATCAAGGCGCGGCCTGCAGGCGACAAGAAAGATGACATCGCTTTCGATGCCACGATCCGCGCCGCGGCACCCTTCCAGAAACAACGTGTTGAAAAGCGCAAACGACTGGCATTTGCCATCGAGTCATCGGACTTGCAACGCAAGATCCGCGTGAAGCGTGTGGCAAATCTCGTTTTGTTCTTGGTGGATGCTTCATGGTCGATGGCTGTTGCGGAGCGTATGAACGCAACGAAGGGAGCGATCCTTTCATTGCTCACAGATGCGTATCAGCGCCGTGACCGTGTAGGCTTGATCGTCTTCCAAAAAGACCGTGCGACTCTCGTATTACCCCCCACGAACTCTGTACAACTCGCGCAACGCGCATTGATGGATATCCCCGTCGGTGGGAAAACGCCGCTTTCGGCGGGCTTATTCCTCGCTTCAGATGTTTTGCGACAGGAAAAATTACATCACCCCGATGTAGAACCACTCTTGATCGTATTAACCGATGGCGCAGGAAATGTGTCCATTGGAGCTTTGCCCCCACAGGAAGAATCCTATCGCTTCGCGGAATTGATCGCTCACGAGAAAGTAAAGTGTGTGGTCATTAACATGGAACACGCCGCCTTCGATCAAGGTCTCGCGCAACAACTGGCAAATCATCTCAAAGCGCCATGCTATGCGTTGAGTGAGTTGAAAGCAGAAAGTTTGTATCACACGGTGAAGGATGAGATGGCCAGGCCAATGAAGAAATAG
- a CDS encoding SUMF1/EgtB/PvdO family nonheme iron enzyme, with product MNATARALKVFLCNADQDQKAVLDLYRRLKNDGVEAWLPEEDLVPGLNREHGIRMAVHEADVVAVCLSNHFNQEGDQQREVRIAFEAAKGKPDDQIFIVPVRLEKCGVSESLRQWQHVDLFETGGYEKLMRALHQRAHGIGITTLQFKKDQLPGVEKNKNREPKSVPTKKQSGNKPSLPLDVGTSQPVSKSGLNTTIAVALIGLVGTIIAALLTSPIIEKLFSPSSPTPVIMASMSPEPIVTLAPGDALLSPVPADTLMLLTPSVPLIGRDGMRLIEIPAGDFAMGSKGNEPDERPVHTVYLGTFFIDQTEITNAMYALCVDSGKCSAPKLNTSITQNESNNNSYYGNPKFDNYPVIYVSWIDAKTYCKWTGRRLPTEAEWEKAASWDDGKKVKRLYPWGSGIDCSYANYYGDGDNLCTGDTTPVGSYPVGASFYGVLDMAGNVWEWVADRYDHEYYQDPDSDNPLSVSGNNIVVRGGSFLTGRAVGIRSSDRHSLPPDNTSYSLGFRCATDVTP from the coding sequence ATGAATGCTACAGCACGAGCCCTTAAAGTTTTTCTCTGTAATGCAGACCAAGATCAAAAAGCGGTACTAGACCTTTATCGACGCTTGAAAAACGATGGGGTAGAAGCTTGGTTACCAGAAGAGGATCTCGTGCCTGGCCTGAATCGTGAGCATGGTATTCGTATGGCTGTGCATGAAGCTGACGTAGTGGCAGTATGCCTTTCTAATCACTTCAACCAAGAAGGTGATCAACAAAGAGAGGTACGGATTGCTTTCGAAGCAGCTAAAGGGAAACCAGATGATCAGATTTTTATCGTTCCTGTTCGTTTGGAAAAATGCGGAGTTTCTGAAAGTTTAAGGCAATGGCAACATGTGGATTTATTTGAAACGGGTGGCTATGAAAAACTTATGCGTGCTCTACATCAGCGTGCACATGGTATCGGTATTACTACGTTGCAATTCAAGAAAGACCAATTGCCGGGTGTCGAAAAAAATAAAAATAGGGAACCTAAGTCTGTTCCTACAAAAAAACAATCTGGTAATAAGCCGTCACTCCCGTTAGACGTTGGTACGTCCCAACCTGTTTCGAAATCTGGATTAAATACTACCATTGCTGTAGCATTGATTGGCCTTGTGGGAACGATCATTGCGGCTTTGTTGACATCCCCTATCATTGAGAAATTATTTTCGCCTTCATCACCTACCCCTGTCATTATGGCGTCTATGTCTCCAGAACCAATCGTTACTCTGGCACCCGGAGATGCTCTATTGTCTCCTGTTCCGGCTGATACTCTGATGCTATTAACACCTTCAGTACCTTTGATTGGAAGGGATGGAATGCGTTTGATTGAGATTCCCGCTGGGGATTTCGCTATGGGTAGCAAAGGGAATGAACCCGATGAAAGGCCAGTACATACGGTTTACTTGGGTACTTTTTTTATTGACCAGACAGAGATCACAAATGCCATGTATGCTTTGTGTGTGGACAGTGGAAAGTGTAGCGCTCCAAAACTAAACACATCGATCACCCAGAATGAGAGTAATAACAATTCCTATTATGGAAACCCAAAATTTGATAATTACCCAGTAATTTACGTTTCATGGATTGATGCTAAAACATATTGTAAGTGGACAGGGCGTCGTTTGCCAACAGAAGCCGAGTGGGAGAAGGCAGCAAGTTGGGACGATGGGAAAAAAGTAAAGCGGTTATATCCTTGGGGAAGCGGAATTGATTGTTCATACGCGAACTATTATGGAGATGGGGACAATTTGTGTACTGGTGATACCACACCTGTTGGAAGTTATCCTGTTGGGGCCAGTTTCTACGGCGTTTTGGATATGGCGGGTAATGTTTGGGAATGGGTTGCAGACCGATATGACCATGAATATTATCAAGACCCTGATTCTGATAACCCACTAAGTGTTTCGGGTAATAATATTGTTGTCCGGGGAGGTTCATTCCTCACGGGGCGAGCAGTAGGTATACGATCATCAGATCGTCATTCATTGCCTCCTGATAACACTAGCTATAGTTTAGGTTTCCGCTGTGCCACGGATGTGACGCCGTAA